The proteins below come from a single Geobacillus thermoleovorans genomic window:
- a CDS encoding sensor histidine kinase has translation MASAAQQLVTHLEAHLPNFLAYWRQHMKIADDDKYIDHVEQNGLAVFELVKEALLRSLSSETVERLANKIAKERAEMNVGIGALVYNVNLGRRLVINHALAAPLPVDELSPLIDHLNELFDQFLFHAITKYNELKEKELHEKNALIARSHQDRLTLLGQMSSSFVHEFRNPLTAIIGFIQLLKFEHPHLPYLDIIDHELQQLKFRISQFLHASRKEIVESEKETFSLYQLLEEIIEFLYATIVDSDVDLSVAIDESIHIFAYKDQLRQVLVNILLNSIEAVKEREKPRRINIAARCQDGSIIIEIANNGPSIPADIVETIFEPFFTTKKLGTGIGLYICKKVIEDHGGDICCSSNDNMTTFSIRLPA, from the coding sequence TTGGCATCTGCGGCACAGCAGCTCGTCACCCATTTAGAAGCCCATTTGCCGAACTTTCTCGCCTATTGGCGGCAACATATGAAAATTGCCGACGATGACAAATACATCGATCATGTCGAACAAAACGGCTTAGCAGTGTTTGAGCTGGTCAAAGAAGCGCTGTTGCGGTCGCTATCTAGCGAGACGGTCGAACGGTTAGCCAACAAAATCGCGAAAGAACGTGCGGAAATGAATGTCGGCATCGGCGCTCTCGTCTACAACGTCAACCTTGGGAGGCGGCTCGTCATCAACCACGCGCTCGCCGCGCCGCTGCCGGTCGACGAGCTGTCCCCGCTCATCGACCATTTGAACGAGCTGTTTGACCAATTTCTGTTTCATGCCATCACAAAATACAATGAGTTAAAGGAAAAAGAACTGCATGAAAAAAACGCGCTCATTGCCAGATCGCATCAAGACCGGCTGACGCTGCTTGGGCAAATGTCATCGAGTTTTGTCCATGAGTTTCGCAATCCGCTTACGGCTATCATTGGTTTTATTCAATTATTGAAGTTTGAGCATCCGCATCTTCCTTATTTAGACATTATCGACCATGAGTTGCAGCAGCTGAAATTTCGCATTTCGCAATTTTTGCATGCCTCACGCAAAGAAATTGTTGAAAGCGAAAAAGAAACGTTTTCGCTGTACCAGTTGTTGGAGGAAATTATCGAGTTTTTATACGCCACGATCGTCGACAGCGATGTCGACCTTTCGGTGGCGATCGATGAATCCATACATATATTTGCCTATAAAGATCAGCTGCGCCAGGTGCTGGTAAACATTTTGCTCAACTCGATCGAAGCGGTGAAAGAGAGGGAAAAACCGCGGCGGATCAACATCGCCGCCCGTTGCCAAGACGGAAGCATCATCATCGAAATCGCCAACAACGGTCCGTCAATTCCAGCCGACATTGTGGAAACGATTTTCGAGCCGTTTTTTACAACGAAAAAACTCGGAACCGGCATCGGCCTGTACATTTGCAAAAAAGTGATCGAAGACCACGGCGGGGATATCTGCTGTTCTTCCAACGACAACATGACGACGTTTTCCATCCGCCTCCCTGCATGA
- the cysK gene encoding cysteine synthase A — MKLYDSILDLIGGTPIVKLQRLPDPDGADVYMKLESFNPGGSVKDRPAWEMIRRAEAEGKIAPGKSTIIEPTSGNTGIGLAMVCAARGYRCIITMPDNATVERVKILKAYGAEVYLTPAEKRMQGAIDEANRLAGEIPDSFIPMQFENPANPDAHRHTTAVEIYEAFDGRLDAFVLTAGTGGTVTGTGEELKKRIPNLRIYVVEPYGSPVLSGGKPGPHKIPGTGPGFIPKILNRSIYDDIFLIKDEDAQQMARELAAKEGILVGASAAASAYYAIKVAKQLPKGARVLCMAPDSGERYLSSDLFAD; from the coding sequence GTGAAATTGTATGACTCGATTTTAGATTTGATTGGCGGCACGCCGATTGTAAAGTTGCAGCGTCTTCCTGACCCGGACGGCGCGGATGTGTATATGAAGCTTGAATCGTTCAATCCGGGCGGCAGCGTCAAAGACCGGCCCGCTTGGGAAATGATCCGCCGCGCCGAGGCGGAAGGGAAAATTGCACCGGGAAAAAGCACGATCATTGAACCGACGTCCGGCAACACCGGCATCGGCCTGGCCATGGTGTGCGCCGCCAGAGGTTACCGTTGCATCATTACGATGCCCGACAATGCGACGGTCGAACGGGTGAAAATTTTAAAGGCGTACGGAGCCGAAGTCTATTTGACGCCGGCGGAGAAGCGGATGCAAGGGGCGATCGATGAGGCAAACCGGCTTGCTGGCGAAATCCCTGACAGCTTTATTCCGATGCAGTTTGAAAATCCGGCCAATCCGGATGCACACCGGCATACAACAGCGGTGGAAATTTATGAAGCGTTTGATGGACGGCTCGATGCGTTCGTGTTAACCGCCGGCACCGGCGGGACGGTGACCGGAACAGGGGAGGAGCTGAAAAAACGCATCCCGAATTTGCGCATTTACGTCGTTGAACCGTACGGTTCGCCTGTGTTGTCGGGCGGCAAGCCGGGGCCGCACAAAATTCCCGGCACGGGTCCGGGGTTTATCCCGAAAATTTTAAATCGCTCGATTTATGATGACATTTTTTTGATCAAAGATGAGGATGCCCAACAGATGGCGCGCGAACTGGCGGCGAAGGAAGGCATTTTGGTCGGCGCTTCGGCCGCTGCCAGTGCCTATTACGCCATCAAAGTGGCGAAACAGCTCCCCAAAGGCGCCCGCGTCCTTTGCATGGCGCCCGATTCCGGCGAGCGGTATTTGTCATCCGATTTATTCGCTGATTAA
- a CDS encoding AbrB family transcriptional regulator, whose translation MARIALTLVIVALGGFIFALFGVPLHWMLGPAAALLLVGRFLKGKLYWPVGIRNAALIPIGYTLGTSMTAGTLVEMGRQLPAMLLATVLILLFSFLVSCLVARWTRIPLRSVVTGSIPGGLSQMLVLGEELDGVDATIVTFFQVMRLMGVVFLVPLIALSPFFSGGAEAGTGAASGQGAHWSVGLVWLYLIVTVASAIIGRRIKLPTAYLLGPIIGTSALVIAGTPAPHLPAPLLDIAQIAMGAYLGLMLKPARIAEKGRAVLAAVVTGLALILFSMASAFVLTALHGVSYLTAFIALAPGGMDQMGILAREAHADLAVVTSYQMFRIFFILLVVPPVLKKWFAARWFRWIERWAIHHGGRSMQSASIKKKGL comes from the coding sequence ATGGCGCGCATCGCGTTGACGCTGGTGATCGTGGCGCTCGGCGGCTTCATTTTCGCCTTGTTTGGCGTTCCGCTCCATTGGATGCTCGGTCCAGCAGCTGCGTTGCTTTTGGTTGGTCGTTTTTTGAAGGGAAAGTTGTATTGGCCGGTCGGCATTCGCAACGCTGCGCTCATTCCGATCGGCTATACGCTAGGGACATCGATGACGGCAGGAACGCTTGTGGAGATGGGCCGACAATTGCCGGCGATGTTGCTGGCGACGGTGTTGATTTTGTTGTTTAGCTTCCTTGTTTCTTGCCTTGTCGCGAGATGGACAAGGATTCCGCTCCGTTCGGTTGTCACCGGCAGCATCCCCGGCGGATTGTCGCAAATGCTTGTGTTGGGCGAAGAGCTCGACGGTGTCGATGCAACGATTGTCACGTTTTTTCAAGTGATGCGCCTGATGGGCGTCGTGTTTCTCGTCCCGCTTATCGCCTTAAGCCCGTTCTTTTCCGGTGGCGCTGAGGCGGGGACGGGCGCAGCAAGCGGACAAGGGGCGCATTGGAGCGTCGGTCTTGTTTGGCTGTATTTGATCGTCACGGTTGCCAGCGCGATCATCGGAAGGCGCATCAAACTGCCGACTGCCTATTTGCTTGGCCCGATCATCGGAACATCGGCTCTGGTCATTGCCGGGACGCCGGCGCCCCATTTGCCAGCGCCTTTGTTAGATATCGCGCAAATCGCGATGGGCGCTTATCTAGGCTTAATGCTGAAACCGGCTCGCATCGCGGAAAAGGGAAGAGCCGTGCTGGCCGCTGTGGTTACCGGTCTTGCGCTCATTTTGTTTTCCATGGCTTCGGCATTTGTCTTAACGGCTCTGCATGGCGTGTCGTATTTGACAGCGTTCATCGCCTTGGCGCCGGGGGGCATGGATCAAATGGGAATTTTGGCGCGGGAGGCGCATGCCGACCTTGCCGTTGTGACAAGTTATCAAATGTTCCGCATTTTTTTCATTTTGCTTGTCGTTCCACCGGTGCTGAAAAAATGGTTTGCCGCCCGCTGGTTTCGATGGATCGAACGATGGGCCATACATCATGGTGGACGGTCCATGCAGTCTGCGTCAATCAAAAAGAAAGGGCTGTGA
- a CDS encoding Bax inhibitor-1/YccA family protein, which yields MNHSTVYRPHSPVAKLAVSFLAALAVATAGLYAGQWVPAGLYLPLYGLELVLLLVMMFARVKKAVGYPLMFAFMFVSGATLYPLIGYYISIIGAAAVFKAFALAVVSFSGVAIYAARTKEDFSFLGGFLMLGAFALLGLLIIQWFIPFSSVGQMGIAALGILIFLGFTIYDINRLARYGFTEADIPMIVVNIYLDFINLFVYILRFFASDED from the coding sequence ATGAATCATTCGACCGTTTATCGTCCGCATAGCCCAGTGGCGAAGTTGGCGGTTTCCTTTTTAGCGGCGCTGGCCGTCGCGACGGCGGGGCTGTATGCCGGGCAATGGGTGCCGGCTGGCCTGTATTTGCCCCTTTACGGGCTTGAACTTGTGCTGCTGTTGGTCATGATGTTCGCCCGCGTGAAAAAAGCTGTCGGCTATCCGCTTATGTTTGCGTTTATGTTTGTCTCGGGGGCGACGCTCTATCCGCTCATCGGCTATTACATTTCCATCATCGGCGCGGCGGCGGTGTTCAAAGCGTTTGCGCTGGCCGTTGTATCGTTTTCCGGCGTTGCCATTTACGCAGCGAGAACGAAAGAAGATTTTTCGTTCCTCGGCGGGTTTTTGATGCTGGGCGCGTTTGCGCTCCTTGGCTTGCTGATCATCCAATGGTTCATCCCATTCTCAAGCGTAGGGCAAATGGGCATCGCCGCTTTGGGGATTTTGATTTTCCTTGGCTTTACGATTTACGACATCAACCGTTTGGCCCGCTATGGCTTTACGGAAGCGGACATCCCGATGATTGTCGTCAATATTTACCTTGATTTCATCAACTTGTTTGTCTACATTTTGCGTTTTTTCGCCAGCGATGAGGATTGA